The Crocinitomicaceae bacterium genome includes a region encoding these proteins:
- the yajC gene encoding preprotein translocase subunit YajC, with the protein MSKTFILLQDAAPAAAETQGQNPYQSFIMIGLIVAVFYFFMIRPQMKRNKETRKFRESLAVGDQIITAGGIHGKILEMGDTSVLISSEGTKLRVEKSSLVMSPGETLGNQKK; encoded by the coding sequence ATGAGCAAGACATTCATTTTATTACAAGACGCCGCACCTGCAGCAGCTGAAACACAAGGCCAAAATCCTTACCAAAGCTTTATTATGATTGGTTTGATTGTTGCCGTATTTTATTTTTTCATGATTCGCCCGCAAATGAAACGGAACAAAGAAACCCGTAAATTCCGTGAATCATTGGCAGTTGGTGACCAAATTATCACCGCAGGCGGTATCCACGGAAAAATTCTTGAAATGGGAGATACTTCTGTACTGATTAGTTCTGAAGGCACCAAATTACGCGTTGAGAAAAGTTCTCTCGTAATGAGTCCCGGAGAAACACTGGGCAACCAGAAAAAATAA
- a CDS encoding DUF1573 domain-containing protein yields MMKIKNKKIHILYAASLVVMASFTSCVSSENANAEERKIEYAAFIDNPTEISFDEMNYNFGTVKEGEQVEHIFKFKNTGEQPLILINVVGSCGCTVPEDWPQYPIEPGETGEIKVVFNSTERVGNVRKTVTVEANTEPTKSTLVITGIVNK; encoded by the coding sequence ATGATGAAAATAAAAAATAAAAAAATTCACATTCTGTATGCCGCATCACTTGTTGTTATGGCTTCATTCACATCATGCGTATCAAGTGAAAATGCGAATGCAGAAGAAAGAAAAATTGAATACGCTGCTTTCATTGATAACCCAACTGAAATTTCATTTGATGAAATGAATTACAATTTTGGCACAGTTAAAGAAGGTGAGCAAGTTGAGCATATATTCAAATTTAAAAACACAGGGGAACAGCCTCTCATATTAATTAACGTAGTAGGTTCATGCGGATGCACGGTACCTGAAGACTGGCCACAATATCCAATTGAACCGGGAGAAACCGGAGAAATAAAAGTAGTATTCAATTCAACTGAACGCGTTGGTAATGTACGCAAAACAGTAACCGTTGAAGCAAACACCGAACCAACCAAATCAACTTTGGTTATTACCGGAATAGTAAATAAATAA
- a CDS encoding transcription antitermination protein NusB: protein MLNRRHLRIKVLQILYAYFQSDDRDSYKSEKELVRSIEKMYEMYLYYLLVFDEVVTFAERRIDERKNKVRPSQDDLNPNRKFVDNKIFQHLRLNKDLKRNSEFHKINWVGAVENDLMKKLFLHLVESDVYKKHMENGITGFDEDRQFALDIFKTEIANFELLHDYFENKSIYWLDDIDLICSMVLKTIKLIPEQDQPDQPILTLYKDEEDEREFTEILFRNTIRDNEKNDKLIDELTDNWELERIARMDIILIKMALTEFTAMSSIPKKVTLNEYIEISKFYSTPKSQIFINGILDKAVELLDKEGKLKKTGRGLIN from the coding sequence ATGCTGAACAGACGACATCTCAGAATAAAAGTTCTTCAGATTTTGTACGCTTACTTTCAATCAGACGACCGTGATTCATACAAGTCTGAAAAAGAGCTGGTGCGCTCTATTGAAAAAATGTATGAGATGTATCTCTACTACCTGCTGGTGTTTGATGAAGTGGTTACGTTTGCTGAACGCCGTATTGATGAAAGAAAAAACAAAGTGCGTCCGTCACAAGATGATTTGAACCCCAACAGAAAATTTGTTGACAACAAAATATTTCAACACCTCAGACTCAATAAAGATTTAAAAAGAAATTCTGAATTCCATAAAATAAATTGGGTTGGCGCAGTTGAAAACGATTTGATGAAAAAACTTTTTCTGCATCTCGTTGAATCAGATGTCTACAAAAAGCACATGGAAAACGGCATCACCGGATTTGATGAAGACCGCCAGTTTGCCTTAGATATTTTCAAAACTGAAATTGCCAACTTTGAGTTGTTACATGACTATTTTGAAAACAAAAGCATTTATTGGCTTGATGATATAGATTTGATTTGTTCCATGGTTTTGAAAACTATCAAGCTCATTCCTGAACAAGATCAACCTGATCAACCCATTCTCACGCTATATAAAGATGAAGAGGATGAGAGAGAATTCACTGAAATTCTTTTTCGCAACACCATTCGCGACAATGAAAAAAATGATAAACTCATTGATGAGTTAACAGATAACTGGGAACTTGAACGCATTGCACGCATGGATATCATTCTAATAAAAATGGCCTTGACTGAATTCACTGCCATGTCTTCAATCCCTAAAAAAGTGACCTTGAATGAGTATATTGAAATTTCAAAATTTTATAGCACTCCTAAAAGCCAGATATTCATTAACGGAATACTAGACAAAGCAGTAGAACTTTTGGATAAAGAAGGAAAATTGAAAAAAACCGGACGGGGATTAATCAACTAA
- a CDS encoding Glu/Leu/Phe/Val dehydrogenase: MFEVKDIRETSLGENPVVERMSQYNHEQLLFCNDNATGLKAIIAVHNTVLGPALGGTRMWAYNNELEALHDVLRLSRGMTYKNSISGLNLGGGKAVIIGDARKNKNEALMRRFGKFVNSLGGKYITAEDVGISTADMSWVKMETDHVVGLPGKSGDPSPVTAYGVYMGMKAAAKMQFGSDSLSGKKIAVQGVGHVGEYLVNHLSKEGAQVFITDIHEETLKRVASTYKATIVGTDEIYGIDMDIYAPCALGATVNDDTLAKLKCSIIAGAANNQLKNEAVHGQVVREKGILYVPDFMINAGGVINCYAEVKGFTPEWAMGKAEEIYNRTISIIQRSKDSNIPTYKIANTMAEERISAIGNIKLPM, encoded by the coding sequence ATGTTTGAAGTAAAAGATATCCGTGAGACATCACTTGGTGAAAATCCGGTGGTTGAAAGAATGTCTCAGTACAATCATGAACAATTATTATTCTGTAATGACAATGCAACCGGTTTGAAAGCCATCATTGCTGTTCACAATACGGTATTAGGGCCTGCTTTGGGCGGAACCAGAATGTGGGCATATAACAATGAGTTAGAAGCACTGCATGATGTTTTGCGTTTGTCAAGAGGAATGACTTATAAAAATTCTATCTCAGGATTGAACTTAGGAGGTGGCAAAGCCGTAATTATTGGAGATGCTCGCAAAAACAAAAACGAAGCCTTGATGCGTCGTTTCGGGAAATTTGTAAATAGCCTGGGTGGAAAATATATTACTGCTGAAGATGTTGGAATCAGCACCGCAGACATGAGCTGGGTAAAAATGGAAACTGATCACGTGGTTGGTTTACCGGGCAAAAGCGGTGACCCTTCTCCTGTTACAGCTTATGGTGTATACATGGGAATGAAAGCCGCTGCCAAAATGCAGTTTGGTTCTGATTCACTTAGCGGTAAAAAAATTGCAGTACAAGGTGTTGGTCACGTGGGCGAATATCTTGTTAATCATCTCAGCAAAGAAGGGGCTCAGGTATTCATTACAGATATTCATGAAGAAACACTGAAACGTGTTGCCTCAACGTATAAAGCAACTATTGTTGGAACTGATGAAATTTATGGTATTGACATGGATATCTATGCTCCATGCGCATTAGGTGCTACCGTAAATGACGATACCTTGGCAAAATTAAAATGCTCTATCATTGCAGGTGCAGCTAACAACCAATTGAAAAATGAAGCGGTACATGGTCAAGTAGTGCGTGAAAAAGGAATTCTTTACGTACCTGATTTTATGATTAACGCAGGCGGTGTTATTAATTGCTATGCTGAAGTGAAAGGCTTTACGCCAGAATGGGCAATGGGCAAAGCAGAAGAGATTTACAACCGCACTATCAGCATTATTCAACGCTCTAAAGACAGTAATATACCAACCTATAAAATTGCTAACACAATGGCAGAAGAGCGTATCAGCGCCATTGGCAATATTAAACTCCCCATGTAA
- a CDS encoding ABC transporter ATP-binding protein — protein sequence MSALFYLNKYLLRYKWRLLLGSIFIVVKNIFLIQMPLVVEDTINKVKEATDTGGNKEMSEVLEIGLLAAGLFILLALLSGLFSFMTRQTIIIMSRLVEYDLKNEIYHHYQQLSFTFYKKNATGDLMNRISEDVSHVRMYLGPGIMYTIDLLFLFTLTLYQMVNANAELTLYVLLPLPLMSLLIYLVSSTLNKKSTKVQASQSRLSTQVQESFSGIRIIKSFASDKNARLKFDHEAEQYKKESMKLSTTNAFFMPTIILLIGVATILTVYVGGLQTQQGFIEAGEIAEFVIYVNMLTWPFASVGWVTSIIQRAAASQARINEFLKEQPEIVSTSEKNVLFEKEISFNQVSLKYANTGITAVDQLNFTLPKGKTFGILGKTGSGKSSVAYLMMRLIDPTGGKIEVEGQDLKKLNLTDWRNKIGYVPQEHFLFSDSIRNNILFGVSEQAETDSDQLEERMIHAARAAGIHDTVLTFPDGYNTLLGERGINLSGGQKQRVSIARALMKNPEILVLDDCLSAVDNETEEQILKAIRADIINKTAIIISHRISSIKYADTILVMENGKIAEQGSHEELLAMNGIYTEIYKKQQVQENQQKDKE from the coding sequence ATGTCTGCATTATTTTATTTAAATAAATATTTACTGCGTTACAAGTGGCGCCTGCTTTTAGGAAGTATTTTTATTGTCGTAAAAAATATCTTTTTAATTCAAATGCCACTGGTGGTTGAAGATACCATCAACAAAGTGAAAGAAGCTACTGATACAGGCGGAAATAAAGAGATGTCTGAAGTGCTTGAAATTGGTCTGCTGGCGGCGGGTTTATTTATTTTACTTGCGCTTTTGTCTGGTCTTTTTTCTTTTATGACAAGACAAACCATTATCATTATGTCAAGGCTGGTGGAGTATGATTTGAAAAATGAAATCTACCATCACTACCAGCAACTTAGTTTCACTTTCTACAAAAAAAATGCTACCGGAGATCTCATGAATCGCATCAGTGAAGATGTTTCGCATGTGCGCATGTATCTGGGCCCGGGTATCATGTATACCATTGATCTCTTGTTTTTATTTACACTCACCTTATATCAGATGGTGAATGCAAATGCTGAGTTAACCTTGTACGTTTTATTGCCTTTACCGCTCATGTCTTTATTAATATATCTGGTAAGCAGTACGCTCAATAAAAAAAGTACAAAAGTGCAGGCAAGTCAGTCAAGGCTATCTACTCAGGTGCAAGAATCATTCTCAGGAATCAGAATCATCAAATCATTTGCATCAGATAAAAATGCGCGCTTGAAATTTGATCATGAGGCAGAACAGTATAAGAAAGAGTCAATGAAACTTTCTACTACGAACGCTTTTTTTATGCCAACCATCATTTTGCTCATTGGCGTAGCAACTATTCTTACCGTGTATGTAGGCGGTTTACAAACTCAACAAGGATTTATTGAAGCAGGTGAAATTGCAGAATTTGTTATTTATGTAAATATGCTCACGTGGCCATTTGCTTCTGTTGGATGGGTTACCTCAATTATTCAACGTGCAGCTGCTTCACAAGCGCGGATCAATGAATTTTTGAAAGAGCAACCTGAAATTGTTTCCACCTCTGAAAAAAATGTGCTGTTTGAAAAAGAAATTTCTTTTAATCAGGTTTCATTGAAATATGCCAATACCGGAATTACAGCAGTTGATCAATTGAATTTTACCTTGCCAAAAGGAAAGACATTTGGAATTTTAGGTAAAACAGGATCAGGTAAATCTTCTGTTGCCTATTTAATGATGCGTCTCATTGACCCAACAGGTGGCAAAATTGAAGTAGAAGGACAAGATTTAAAAAAATTAAACCTCACTGATTGGAGAAATAAAATAGGCTATGTGCCTCAAGAACATTTTTTGTTTTCAGACAGCATTCGCAATAATATTTTGTTTGGAGTGAGTGAACAAGCCGAGACTGATTCAGATCAATTGGAAGAGCGAATGATTCATGCTGCCCGTGCTGCAGGCATTCATGATACGGTACTCACTTTTCCTGATGGTTACAATACTTTATTGGGTGAACGTGGAATCAATTTATCAGGAGGACAAAAGCAACGGGTATCAATTGCACGTGCTTTGATGAAAAATCCTGAAATACTTGTGTTGGATGATTGTCTATCTGCCGTAGATAATGAAACTGAAGAGCAAATTCTCAAAGCTATCAGGGCAGATATCATAAACAAAACCGCCATCATTATTTCTCACCGTATTTCATCTATCAAATATGCAGACACGATATTGGTGATGGAAAATGGAAAAATAGCAGAGCAGGGCAGTCATGAAGAACTATTGGCTATGAACGGTATTTATACTGAGATTTATAAAAAACAACAAGTTCAAGAGAATCAACAAAAAGATAAAGAGTAG
- a CDS encoding RNA methyltransferase → MRQKWERTEERYFGIGVYQPTTAHNIGTLWRSALILGAKFIFIVDGKYSGQSSDTLKTWSKIPFYRYDDFDHLYSSLPYSAQLVGVEMAENSSALTTFVHPHRAVYLLGAENNGIPAHITSRCHHLIQLPGEISLNVAVCGSIVMYDRLAKTELK, encoded by the coding sequence ATGAGACAGAAGTGGGAAAGGACCGAAGAGCGATATTTTGGAATTGGAGTTTACCAGCCCACAACGGCGCATAACATTGGTACACTTTGGAGATCAGCACTCATACTTGGCGCAAAATTTATTTTTATTGTTGACGGAAAATACAGCGGACAATCATCTGACACCTTAAAAACCTGGTCAAAAATACCGTTCTACCGGTATGATGATTTTGATCATTTATATAGTTCGTTACCCTACTCAGCACAATTGGTTGGCGTAGAGATGGCTGAAAATTCAAGCGCACTTACTACCTTTGTGCATCCGCACCGGGCTGTATATTTGCTAGGTGCTGAGAATAATGGCATACCGGCGCATATCACATCACGTTGTCATCACCTTATTCAATTACCCGGTGAAATATCACTCAACGTGGCTGTTTGTGGTAGTATCGTGATGTATGACCGATTGGCAAAAACTGAATTGAAATGA
- the ttcA gene encoding tRNA 2-thiocytidine(32) synthetase TtcA — translation MSTSQLKDIPLKTPAELAEAEDKLNRKIKKTVWNAINEYNMIEDGDKIMVCLSGGKDSYTMLDILMQIQKASVFNFEIVAVNLDQKQPGFPEHVLPEYLSRVGVPFHIVERDTYSIVKEKTPEGKTTCSMCSRLRRGTLYETAEKLGCNKLALGHHREDVLATFFLNLFFAGKIETMPAKYITNDNRFVVLRPLALVKEADIIELAGYRKYPIIPCNLCGSQPNLQRVVVKNMLEKWNETYPGRSEIMFSALSNISPTHMFDTDLYNFKELKSMLQGDMKSGQEFDMP, via the coding sequence ATGAGTACATCTCAACTAAAAGACATACCATTGAAAACACCTGCTGAGCTGGCTGAAGCTGAGGATAAACTGAATCGTAAAATAAAAAAAACGGTTTGGAATGCCATCAATGAATACAACATGATTGAAGATGGGGATAAAATCATGGTGTGCCTTTCAGGCGGCAAAGACAGTTATACCATGCTTGATATACTCATGCAAATTCAAAAGGCATCTGTTTTTAATTTCGAGATTGTTGCCGTTAATCTTGATCAAAAACAACCTGGTTTTCCTGAGCATGTTTTGCCTGAATACCTTAGTCGTGTTGGTGTACCTTTTCACATAGTTGAACGTGATACGTACAGCATTGTAAAAGAAAAAACACCTGAAGGAAAAACGACCTGCAGTATGTGTTCTCGCCTTAGACGCGGAACCCTGTATGAAACTGCTGAAAAACTTGGCTGCAATAAATTAGCCCTTGGTCATCATCGTGAAGATGTGCTGGCGACATTTTTTCTGAATTTATTTTTTGCCGGAAAAATTGAAACCATGCCTGCAAAATATATCACCAATGATAATCGTTTTGTTGTGCTAAGACCCTTGGCACTGGTGAAAGAAGCTGATATTATTGAGTTGGCAGGATACCGTAAATACCCCATCATTCCTTGTAATCTCTGCGGATCACAACCAAATCTGCAACGTGTGGTGGTAAAAAATATGCTTGAAAAATGGAATGAAACCTATCCCGGTCGCAGTGAAATAATGTTTTCTGCACTGAGTAACATTTCTCCCACCCACATGTTTGATACTGATTTATACAATTTCAAAGAATTGAAGTCAATGCTTCAGGGAGACATGAAATCAGGGCAAGAATTTGATATGCCATAA
- a CDS encoding ATPase, which translates to MQIILKKVPFWVSFLALSCVIYDLGFNQTEQMTFVLRVVYGVNFGLAIFGLAILYFPKETRPPFKAWVFDGIYLFFVIFGLRLAFGYQIPFFQHPNTWTYLTAIFVFVREFSALKINFSRQVLNPAQLFVASFALIIIAGMLMLMLPNATYTGIQPIDALFTSTSAVCVTGLAVVDTGTYFTTFGQIVIICLIQIGGIGIMTFTSYFSYFFRGGASYENQLMLREMTNSEKIAEVFGTLKKIILLTLIIELIGAAFIYSSLDPLMFPNFLDRAYFSGFHAVSAFCNAGFSTLSYGFYDVGFRFNYLIQLYVAFLIIMGGIGFPILFNFLSYFNHLVINTIKSLGKHSHYIYKPWIININTRIVVVTTGVLLVFGTGMFYWLEYYNTLSEHSEFGKIVVAFFNSVTPRTAGFNNVDMTALLVPTSLVVIFLMWVGASPGGTGGGVKTSTLAVATLNFFSLARGKDRVEIYKREISNGTLKRASATIALSLVVIGMAVFFIMFLEPGREIRAVAFECFSAYTTTGLSLGITADLSSGSKSILIACMFVGRVSMLSLMIAFLRQVKNLKYRYPSEEISIN; encoded by the coding sequence ATGCAGATTATTCTTAAAAAGGTTCCATTCTGGGTTAGCTTTCTCGCACTCTCATGTGTGATATATGATTTAGGCTTTAATCAGACGGAGCAAATGACCTTTGTATTGCGCGTTGTTTACGGGGTGAACTTTGGTTTGGCTATTTTTGGTTTGGCTATTCTTTATTTTCCCAAAGAAACTCGTCCTCCCTTCAAAGCATGGGTGTTTGATGGGATCTATCTTTTTTTCGTGATTTTTGGATTACGCTTAGCTTTTGGGTATCAAATTCCTTTTTTTCAACACCCTAATACGTGGACTTACCTCACGGCAATTTTTGTTTTTGTGCGCGAATTTTCTGCTTTGAAAATTAATTTCAGCAGACAAGTATTAAATCCTGCTCAACTTTTTGTAGCCAGCTTTGCTCTTATCATTATTGCAGGCATGCTCATGCTTATGTTGCCTAATGCAACGTATACCGGTATTCAACCCATTGATGCATTATTTACCAGCACCAGTGCAGTATGTGTAACCGGACTTGCAGTAGTTGATACCGGAACATACTTTACTACGTTTGGGCAAATAGTAATTATTTGTTTAATTCAAATTGGTGGTATTGGCATCATGACTTTTACCAGTTATTTCAGCTATTTTTTCAGAGGCGGCGCATCGTATGAAAATCAATTGATGTTGCGTGAAATGACAAACTCTGAGAAAATTGCCGAAGTATTTGGTACTTTGAAAAAAATTATTTTGCTAACCCTGATAATTGAACTTATTGGTGCTGCATTTATTTATTCATCGCTTGATCCCTTGATGTTTCCAAATTTTCTGGATCGTGCTTATTTCTCAGGTTTTCACGCGGTATCAGCTTTTTGTAATGCCGGATTCTCAACCTTATCCTACGGATTTTATGATGTTGGTTTCAGATTTAATTATCTGATTCAACTCTACGTTGCCTTTTTGATTATCATGGGGGGTATTGGATTTCCAATTCTTTTCAACTTCTTATCTTATTTTAATCACTTGGTCATTAATACTATTAAATCGTTGGGTAAACACAGCCATTATATTTACAAACCTTGGATCATTAATATCAATACACGCATTGTGGTTGTTACAACCGGTGTTTTGTTAGTTTTTGGAACAGGGATGTTTTATTGGCTTGAATACTATAATACCTTGTCTGAGCACAGCGAATTTGGAAAAATAGTGGTTGCCTTTTTTAATTCGGTTACCCCACGTACCGCAGGTTTCAATAATGTTGACATGACAGCCTTGCTGGTGCCAACCTCACTGGTTGTTATTTTTTTAATGTGGGTTGGTGCATCTCCGGGTGGTACCGGTGGTGGTGTGAAGACAAGTACATTGGCTGTTGCTACGCTAAATTTTTTCAGCTTAGCCAGAGGTAAAGACAGAGTTGAAATATACAAACGTGAAATATCTAATGGAACTCTAAAACGTGCTTCTGCAACCATAGCACTTTCATTGGTGGTAATTGGCATGGCAGTTTTTTTTATTATGTTTTTAGAACCGGGAAGAGAAATTAGAGCGGTTGCATTTGAATGCTTTTCTGCTTATACCACAACGGGTCTCAGTTTGGGAATTACGGCTGATTTAAGTTCTGGCAGCAAATCAATTCTTATTGCCTGTATGTTTGTGGGTAGGGTGAGCATGCTTTCTTTGATGATTGCGTTTTTACGACAAGTGAAAAATTTAAAATACAGGTATCCTTCAGAAGAAATTTCAATTAACTAA
- a CDS encoding TrkA family potassium uptake protein: MKYIIIGLGNFGSSLAERLTKKGHEVIGVDNKMDKVELLKERITHTICLDCTDGQAVSHLPLGDTDIVFVAIGENEGANIMATALMKQLKVKRLISRAINNLHQTVLEAMGVDEIVHPEEETAERWAKKLNMRGVVDSFELTTNYNIIEATSPKAFVGKTIQEISFRKNYNIVLLTIIKMVEQKSIFGISKKEQQVQGVVSTRTVVEDGDILVMYGNIKDIQTVLKEE, encoded by the coding sequence ATGAAATACATTATCATCGGTCTTGGAAACTTCGGTTCATCACTGGCAGAGCGTCTGACCAAAAAGGGGCACGAGGTGATTGGTGTAGACAACAAAATGGACAAAGTTGAATTGCTGAAAGAGCGCATCACCCATACCATTTGTCTTGATTGTACTGACGGACAAGCGGTGTCCCATTTGCCACTCGGAGACACGGATATAGTTTTTGTTGCCATTGGTGAAAATGAAGGGGCTAATATCATGGCTACCGCATTGATGAAACAACTCAAGGTGAAAAGGCTTATCAGTCGTGCAATTAATAATCTTCATCAAACTGTACTTGAAGCCATGGGTGTTGATGAGATTGTTCACCCTGAAGAAGAAACTGCTGAACGCTGGGCAAAAAAATTAAACATGCGCGGCGTAGTGGATTCATTTGAGCTGACTACTAATTACAATATCATTGAAGCTACTTCGCCCAAAGCTTTTGTTGGTAAAACAATTCAAGAGATATCTTTCAGAAAAAATTATAATATCGTATTGCTTACTATCATTAAAATGGTTGAGCAGAAAAGTATTTTTGGTATCAGCAAAAAAGAACAACAAGTGCAAGGTGTTGTTAGTACAAGAACGGTAGTGGAAGATGGAGACATCTTAGTAATGTACGGAAATATCAAAGATATTCAAACCGTACTCAAAGAGGAATAA
- a CDS encoding peptide MFS transporter, with product MEEYTLERIQGFQGKYPKQIWYLFLTEMWERFSFYGMRGMLVVFMVTQMMTPEAEANLKYGAIQAFVYAFTFIGGVFADKILGFKKSLFWGGLLMIVGSFILAFSPKDLFFVGISFTIIGTGFFKPNISTMVGALYKEGDVRRDAGFGLFYMGINLGALLGGILCVYIGKYHSWNIAFSLAGIVMAIGLITFVFTKKSMGPIGDSPLLALPESTRKVREIIVYIGSLLCIPAIIIMVKNTAYTDIFMYTIGPLTLIYLFYEMRKFTIVENKRLIAALVFIFFSIVFWAFFEQSGGSLSLFALYNLNDTLLGINGVDPNVVNNSVNSIFVIAFAAPVGLLWIAMANKKMEPNTLIKFGLGFIFLAISFYIFYANKNFADANGKSSLDIFTLAYLVITIGELCLSPIGLSIMTKLAPRPLWGMMMGMWFLGSAYGQYVAGLLGAGMASPDENATAMDKLTGYTDGYLQLAIYALIAGVALIVISPLIKKLMGGVK from the coding sequence ATGGAAGAATATACATTAGAACGAATTCAGGGTTTTCAAGGGAAATATCCAAAACAAATATGGTATCTGTTCTTAACAGAAATGTGGGAACGATTCTCTTTTTACGGTATGCGAGGTATGCTGGTGGTCTTCATGGTGACACAAATGATGACACCCGAAGCCGAAGCAAACTTGAAGTATGGCGCCATTCAGGCCTTTGTTTATGCGTTCACATTTATTGGTGGTGTATTTGCTGATAAAATTTTAGGCTTTAAGAAATCTCTTTTCTGGGGAGGACTCTTAATGATTGTTGGTTCTTTCATTCTTGCTTTTTCTCCAAAAGATTTATTTTTTGTAGGTATCAGTTTCACCATTATTGGTACCGGGTTTTTTAAACCAAATATTTCAACCATGGTTGGTGCGCTTTATAAAGAAGGTGATGTGAGACGTGATGCAGGGTTTGGTCTATTTTACATGGGTATTAACTTAGGTGCCTTGCTTGGTGGAATTTTGTGCGTTTATATTGGTAAATATCATTCATGGAATATCGCTTTTTCTTTAGCCGGTATAGTGATGGCAATAGGTCTGATTACTTTTGTATTTACTAAAAAATCAATGGGCCCTATCGGAGACTCTCCCTTACTTGCACTTCCTGAATCTACTCGTAAAGTAAGAGAAATCATCGTGTATATAGGCTCTTTGCTTTGCATTCCGGCTATTATTATCATGGTTAAGAACACTGCATATACAGATATATTCATGTATACCATTGGACCACTGACGTTGATTTATCTGTTTTATGAAATGAGAAAATTCACTATTGTTGAGAATAAGAGACTTATAGCTGCTTTGGTGTTTATCTTTTTCTCTATTGTTTTCTGGGCATTTTTTGAGCAGAGTGGTGGATCATTAAGTTTGTTTGCCCTGTATAATTTGAATGATACCTTGCTTGGTATTAATGGCGTTGATCCAAACGTGGTAAACAATTCTGTCAACTCCATTTTTGTTATTGCATTTGCCGCCCCGGTTGGTTTGTTATGGATTGCCATGGCAAATAAAAAAATGGAACCTAATACCTTGATTAAGTTCGGACTTGGATTTATTTTTCTCGCAATTTCGTTTTACATTTTCTATGCGAATAAAAATTTTGCTGATGCCAATGGAAAATCTTCATTAGATATTTTTACGCTGGCTTATCTCGTAATTACTATTGGTGAATTGTGTTTGTCTCCAATTGGTTTGTCAATCATGACCAAACTTGCGCCGCGTCCGCTGTGGGGTATGATGATGGGGATGTGGTTTTTAGGTAGCGCGTATGGTCAGTATGTTGCCGGCTTATTAGGTGCAGGCATGGCTTCGCCAGATGAGAATGCAACCGCAATGGACAAGCTTACAGGCTATACTGATGGTTACCTGCAATTAGCAATTTATGCATTGATTGCCGGGGTAGCTTTAATTGTTATTTCACCTTTGATTAAAAAATTGATGGGTGGCGTAAAATAA